Proteins from a single region of Microbacterium sp. zg-Y818:
- a CDS encoding DNA-formamidopyrimidine glycosylase family protein, with the protein MPEMPEVQGLVDFLGERARGLRVSRATVANIAALKTYDPPVDALVGAEITGAERHGKFVDLAARTETGDTLHLVFHLAKAGWLRWYDRLPATVIKPGRTPIALRIAFDDGSGFDLTEAGTKKSLAVYVVRAPADVPGIARLGPDPLDPGFDRDTLAGLLAGRRTQIKGVLRDQSVIAGVGNAYSDEILHAARMSPYALAAGLDDAEVDRLYAALRETITDAVATASGKPPADLKDAKRRGMQVHGRRGETCPVCGDEVRSVFFADNSLEYCPTCQTGGKILADRRLSRLLK; encoded by the coding sequence ATGCCCGAGATGCCAGAAGTGCAAGGGCTCGTCGACTTCCTCGGCGAGCGCGCACGCGGCCTGCGCGTGTCGCGCGCGACGGTCGCGAACATCGCCGCGCTGAAGACGTACGACCCTCCCGTCGATGCCCTCGTCGGGGCGGAGATCACCGGCGCCGAGCGCCACGGCAAGTTCGTCGACCTCGCCGCGCGCACCGAGACCGGCGACACGCTGCACCTGGTGTTCCACCTCGCCAAGGCGGGGTGGCTGCGCTGGTACGACCGGCTTCCGGCGACCGTCATCAAGCCCGGTCGCACCCCCATCGCCCTGCGCATCGCCTTCGACGACGGGTCGGGCTTCGACCTCACCGAGGCCGGCACGAAGAAATCCCTCGCCGTCTACGTCGTCCGCGCGCCGGCCGACGTTCCCGGCATCGCGCGCCTCGGCCCGGACCCGCTCGATCCGGGCTTCGACCGCGACACGCTCGCGGGACTCCTCGCCGGCCGGCGCACCCAGATCAAGGGGGTCCTGCGCGACCAGTCCGTGATCGCGGGGGTCGGCAACGCCTACTCCGACGAAATCCTCCACGCCGCGCGCATGTCGCCCTACGCCCTCGCGGCGGGACTCGACGACGCCGAGGTCGACCGCCTGTACGCAGCCCTCCGGGAGACGATCACGGATGCCGTTGCAACGGCATCCGGCAAGCCCCCCGCCGATCTGAAGGATGCCAAGCGCCGCGGCATGCAGGTGCACGGCAGGCGCGGCGAGACCTGCCCGGTGTGCGGCGACGAGGTGCGGTCGGTGTTCTTCGCCGACAATTCGCTGGAGTACTGCCCCACCTGCCAGACAGGCGGCAAGATCCTCGCCGACCGCCGGCTGTCACGCCTGCTGAAGTAG
- a CDS encoding GNAT family protein, whose amino-acid sequence MQPVTLRTSRLELSLPTEADADAVTAAAQDPEVARWTTLPSPYHRSHAVDFIAKAAEWWDAETELTWAVRRDGAWMGMLGLQHLHVGGDAEIGFWMAASARGQGYLGEAARAVIDFAFDPDGLGLQRIEWQAIVGNIPSARTARSLGFRYEGLMRRKLVDPRGRHDGWVAGLLPTDDRSPVDWPILAA is encoded by the coding sequence ATGCAACCGGTGACCCTCCGCACGTCCCGCCTCGAGCTGTCGCTCCCGACCGAGGCGGATGCCGACGCCGTCACCGCCGCCGCGCAGGACCCCGAGGTCGCTCGCTGGACGACCCTACCCTCGCCGTACCACCGCAGCCACGCCGTGGACTTCATCGCCAAGGCCGCCGAGTGGTGGGATGCCGAGACCGAGCTGACCTGGGCCGTCCGCCGCGACGGCGCGTGGATGGGCATGCTGGGCCTGCAGCACCTGCATGTGGGCGGCGACGCCGAGATCGGGTTCTGGATGGCGGCGTCCGCGCGCGGCCAGGGCTACCTCGGCGAGGCGGCCCGCGCCGTCATCGACTTCGCGTTCGACCCCGACGGGCTGGGCCTGCAGCGCATCGAGTGGCAGGCGATCGTCGGCAACATCCCCTCCGCCCGCACGGCGCGCTCGCTGGGATTCCGCTACGAGGGCCTGATGCGCCGGAAGCTCGTCGACCCCCGCGGCCGTCACGACGGCTGGGTCGCCGGGCTCCTCCCCACCGACGACCGCTCGCCGGTGGACTGGCCGATCCTGGCGGCCTGA
- the trpS gene encoding tryptophan--tRNA ligase — protein MTKPRLYSGMQPSADSLQIGNYIGALLQWRDLQEAYEAYFSVVDLHALTQPNDPAELREKTRRTAAQYIAAGIEPSRSTLYVQSHVRAHAELAWILSTITGFGEAGRMTQFKDKSQRHGTDGTTVGLFTYPILMAADILLYQTDIVPVGDDQRQHVELTRDLAERFNSRYGETFTVPMPVIQKETARIYDLQDPLAKMSKSAESDAGVLWLLDDPKVSAKKIMRAVTDSEGAVRYDRENKPGVSNLLVIYAALTGRQIPSIEDEYAGRGYGDFKKGLAEVVAEEFGPVRARALELLDDPAELDRVLAANAARAEEAADATLSTVYDRVGLLRRA, from the coding sequence GTGACCAAGCCCCGTCTCTACTCCGGAATGCAGCCCTCGGCCGATTCGCTCCAGATCGGCAACTACATCGGGGCGCTGCTGCAGTGGCGTGACCTGCAAGAGGCGTACGAGGCGTACTTCTCGGTGGTGGACCTGCACGCGCTCACCCAGCCGAACGACCCCGCCGAGCTGCGCGAGAAGACCCGTCGCACGGCGGCGCAGTACATCGCCGCCGGCATCGAGCCATCGCGGTCGACTCTGTACGTGCAGTCGCACGTGCGCGCCCACGCCGAGCTGGCCTGGATCCTCTCGACCATCACCGGGTTCGGTGAGGCCGGCCGGATGACGCAGTTCAAGGACAAGTCGCAGCGTCATGGCACCGACGGCACGACGGTCGGCCTGTTCACCTATCCGATCCTCATGGCCGCGGACATCCTGCTCTACCAGACCGACATCGTGCCGGTGGGAGACGACCAAAGGCAGCATGTCGAACTCACCCGCGACCTCGCGGAGCGCTTCAACTCCCGCTACGGCGAGACGTTCACGGTGCCGATGCCGGTGATCCAGAAGGAGACCGCCCGTATCTACGACCTGCAGGACCCGCTGGCGAAGATGTCGAAGTCCGCCGAGTCGGATGCCGGCGTGCTGTGGCTGCTGGATGACCCCAAGGTGTCGGCGAAGAAGATCATGCGCGCCGTCACCGACAGCGAGGGCGCGGTGCGGTACGACCGCGAGAACAAGCCCGGGGTGTCGAACCTGCTGGTGATCTACGCGGCCCTCACCGGTCGGCAGATCCCCTCGATCGAGGACGAGTACGCCGGCCGCGGGTACGGCGACTTCAAGAAGGGACTCGCCGAGGTCGTCGCCGAGGAGTTCGGACCGGTTCGCGCCCGCGCGCTGGAGCTGCTGGACGACCCCGCCGAGCTCGACCGGGTGCTCGCGGCCAACGCGGCCCGTGCCGAAGAGGCCGCGGACGCCACGCTGTCGACCGTGTACGACCGCGTCGGGCTGCTCCGCCGCGCCTGA
- a CDS encoding exodeoxyribonuclease III, which yields MPRTLRIASVNVNGIRAAVRKGMTPWLEEAGVDILTLQEVRAEASDLAAALPGWHVVNDEALAKGRAGVAIAAREPLEVWRTDLGADETLDTKGRWVEADVDVDGEQVTVVSAYVFTGQADTDKQVAKYAFLDAMEARMPHLAADGALAVITGDLNVGHRELDIRNWKGNVKKAGFLPRERAYFDRFTGAVGAQVTGVDGSTGTGLGWVDVGRTFHGEVDGPYTWWSNRGKAFDTDTGWRIDYHLASPALADRVVDYRVVRAPSWDTRWSDHAPVIADYTVGV from the coding sequence GTGCCACGAACACTTCGCATCGCCTCCGTCAACGTCAACGGCATCCGCGCCGCCGTCCGAAAGGGCATGACGCCCTGGCTCGAGGAAGCCGGTGTCGACATCCTCACCCTGCAGGAGGTGCGGGCCGAAGCATCCGACCTCGCCGCCGCTCTGCCGGGCTGGCACGTCGTCAACGACGAGGCGCTGGCGAAGGGCCGCGCGGGCGTCGCCATCGCCGCCCGCGAGCCGCTGGAAGTATGGCGCACCGACCTCGGCGCTGACGAGACCCTCGACACCAAGGGTCGCTGGGTCGAAGCCGACGTCGACGTCGACGGCGAGCAGGTCACCGTCGTCAGCGCCTACGTCTTCACCGGCCAGGCCGACACCGACAAGCAGGTGGCGAAGTACGCGTTCCTCGACGCCATGGAGGCCCGCATGCCGCACCTCGCCGCCGACGGTGCGCTGGCCGTGATCACCGGTGATCTCAACGTCGGCCACCGCGAGCTCGACATCCGCAACTGGAAGGGCAACGTCAAGAAGGCCGGGTTCCTCCCCCGCGAGCGGGCGTACTTCGACCGGTTCACCGGCGCCGTCGGCGCCCAGGTCACCGGCGTCGACGGATCGACGGGCACCGGGCTCGGCTGGGTCGACGTGGGGCGCACCTTCCACGGCGAGGTGGACGGGCCGTACACATGGTGGTCCAACCGCGGCAAGGCGTTCGACACCGACACCGGGTGGCGCATCGACTACCACCTGGCCTCCCCCGCGCTGGCGGACCGGGTGGTGGACTACCGCGTGGTGCGGGCGCCCTCGTGGGACACACGGTGGAGCGACCACGCGCCCGTCATCGCGGACTACACCGTCGGCGTCTGA
- a CDS encoding YihY/virulence factor BrkB family protein, translating to MSDSGRNGTPDDVRDESWRARWDDSVLRERLDEPIERASALRRRTLKAFPVRVWRHFLRHNGFLLAASISYQSLFAMFAVLYFAFAIVGLWLGGSTQAIDALIALVNLYIPDLISTGGLVSPEDVTQVARSSTGALAVTGSVAVLVAIWTAIGFVTYTRRAVRDIFGLPYDSRSYLVLKARDFVAAAMFGVALVLGAGLGAMASGAVNLLFDLFGWEDAATWVSVVSRVGSIVVAFAINSTALALLFRFLAGASVPWPTIWPGALLGGAAIGVLQLGAGLLLVYTPANPLLATFSVFIAFLVWFRLVAIVILVAASWIAVAAADHDIPLAPVSDAQRRAVEARALVIAAEVHLREARERRRRAPWYRARRAARDVRAAKEELARAQAALPRADGPVPGGLLD from the coding sequence GTGAGCGACTCCGGCCGCAACGGCACGCCCGACGACGTGCGGGATGAATCGTGGCGCGCCCGCTGGGACGATTCGGTGCTGCGCGAACGCCTGGACGAGCCGATCGAGCGCGCGTCGGCGCTGCGTCGGCGCACCCTGAAGGCCTTCCCGGTGCGGGTCTGGCGGCACTTCCTGCGGCACAACGGGTTCCTGCTGGCCGCCAGCATCAGCTACCAGTCGCTGTTCGCGATGTTCGCGGTGCTGTACTTCGCGTTCGCGATCGTGGGGCTGTGGCTCGGCGGCAGCACGCAGGCCATCGACGCCCTCATCGCGCTGGTGAACCTCTACATTCCCGACCTCATCTCCACCGGCGGCCTGGTGTCGCCCGAGGATGTCACCCAGGTCGCCCGTTCCAGTACGGGCGCGCTGGCGGTCACCGGTTCCGTGGCGGTCCTGGTGGCGATCTGGACCGCCATCGGCTTCGTCACCTATACCCGCCGTGCCGTGCGCGACATCTTCGGTCTGCCGTACGATTCGCGCAGCTACCTGGTGCTGAAGGCGCGCGACTTCGTCGCCGCGGCCATGTTCGGCGTCGCGCTCGTGCTCGGCGCGGGGCTCGGGGCGATGGCCTCGGGCGCGGTCAATCTGCTGTTCGACCTGTTCGGGTGGGAAGACGCCGCCACCTGGGTGTCGGTGGTCAGCCGGGTGGGGTCGATCGTGGTGGCGTTCGCGATCAACTCCACCGCGCTGGCGCTGCTGTTCCGTTTTCTCGCCGGGGCCTCGGTGCCGTGGCCCACCATCTGGCCGGGCGCGCTGCTCGGCGGGGCGGCGATCGGCGTGCTGCAACTGGGAGCCGGGCTGCTGCTGGTCTACACCCCGGCCAATCCGCTGCTGGCGACGTTCTCGGTCTTCATCGCGTTCCTGGTGTGGTTCCGCCTCGTCGCCATCGTCATCCTCGTCGCGGCGTCGTGGATCGCGGTCGCAGCCGCCGACCACGACATCCCCCTCGCCCCGGTCAGCGATGCGCAGCGCCGCGCCGTCGAAGCGCGCGCGCTCGTGATCGCCGCGGAGGTGCACCTGCGCGAGGCACGGGAACGGCGCCGGCGCGCGCCCTGGTACCGAGCCCGCCGAGCCGCCCGCGACGTGCGCGCGGCGAAGGAAGAGCTCGCTCGCGCGCAGGCGGCGCTGCCACGGGCCGACGGCCCCGTCCCCGGCGGGCTGCTGGACTGA
- a CDS encoding succinate dehydrogenase iron-sulfur subunit has protein sequence MATALAPAETADAVEPGAAGIQSFLVTFIIRRFDPEKDAEPRWVDYDVELYSTDRVLDALHKIKWEVDGSLSFRRSCAHGICGSDAMRINGRNRLACKTLIKDLDISKPIYVEAIKGLPLEKDLIVDMEPFFASYREVQPFLISTSKPEPGKERIQTIANREIFDDTTKCILCAACTSSCPVFWTDGQYFGPAAIVNAHRFIFDSRDDAGDARLDILNDKEGVWRCRTTFNCTEACPRGIEVTKAIAEVKQAILRK, from the coding sequence ATGGCCACCGCACTCGCCCCCGCCGAGACGGCCGACGCCGTGGAGCCCGGCGCCGCCGGCATCCAGTCGTTCCTCGTCACCTTCATCATCCGCCGCTTCGACCCCGAGAAGGACGCCGAGCCGCGCTGGGTCGACTACGACGTGGAGCTGTACTCCACCGACCGCGTGCTCGATGCGCTGCACAAGATCAAGTGGGAGGTCGACGGCTCGCTGAGCTTCCGCCGCTCGTGCGCGCACGGCATCTGCGGCTCCGACGCGATGCGCATCAACGGGCGCAACCGCCTGGCCTGCAAGACGCTCATCAAGGACCTCGACATCTCCAAGCCCATCTACGTGGAGGCCATCAAGGGCCTGCCGCTGGAGAAGGACCTGATCGTCGACATGGAGCCGTTCTTCGCGTCATACCGCGAGGTGCAGCCCTTCCTCATCTCCACCTCCAAGCCGGAGCCGGGCAAGGAGCGCATCCAGACGATCGCGAACCGCGAGATCTTCGACGACACGACCAAGTGCATCCTGTGCGCGGCCTGCACGTCGTCGTGCCCGGTGTTCTGGACCGACGGGCAGTACTTCGGTCCAGCCGCCATCGTCAACGCGCACCGGTTCATCTTCGACTCGCGCGACGACGCCGGCGACGCCCGCCTGGACATCCTCAACGACAAGGAGGGCGTGTGGCGCTGCCGCACCACCTTCAACTGCACCGAGGCGTGCCCCCGCGGCATCGAGGTGACCAAGGCCATCGCCGAGGTCAAGCAGGCGATCCTGCGCAAGTAG
- the sdhA gene encoding succinate dehydrogenase flavoprotein subunit — protein MSTQSEGAVVKDGVHYHQFDIVIVGAGGAGMRAAIEAGPGAKTAVISKLYPTRSHTGAAQGGMAAALANVEEDSWEWHTFDTVKGGDYLVDQDAAEILAKEAIDAVIDLENMGLPFNRTPEGKIDQRRFGGHTADHGKTPVRRACYAADRTGHMILQTLFQNCVKLGINFFNEFYVLDLITVKAEDGTMQVAGVVAYDLATGDLHVFQSKATIFATGGFGKIFKTTSNAHTLTGDGVGVIWRKGLPLEDMEFFQFHPTGLAGLGILLTEGARGEGAILRNASGERFMERYAPTIKDLAPRDIVSRCMVQEVAEGRGAGPERDYVLLDCTHLGAEVLETKLPDITEFARTYLGVDPVVEPVPVMPTAHYAMGGIPTNVNAEVLSDNTTVVPGLYAAGECACVSVHGSNRLGTNSLLDINVFGKRAGRNAVEYVQTADFVPLPEDPAKEVREMLETLRNNPGTERIAVLRKTLQDEMDRKAQVFRTDESLSEVMDVIADLRERYRNVHVDDKGKRFNTDLLEAVELGFLLDLAEVVVVTARNRKESRGGHMRDDYPKRDDENYMKHTMAYLSGDPHSSHPEDHIRLDWKPVVITRYQPMERKY, from the coding sequence GTGAGCACCCAGAGCGAAGGCGCTGTCGTCAAGGACGGCGTGCACTACCACCAGTTCGACATCGTGATCGTGGGCGCCGGCGGCGCCGGCATGCGGGCGGCGATCGAGGCCGGTCCCGGCGCCAAGACCGCCGTGATCTCGAAGCTCTACCCGACCCGTTCGCACACCGGTGCGGCGCAGGGCGGCATGGCAGCGGCCCTGGCCAACGTCGAAGAGGACTCCTGGGAGTGGCACACCTTCGACACCGTCAAGGGCGGCGATTACCTCGTCGACCAGGATGCCGCGGAGATCCTCGCCAAAGAGGCGATCGACGCCGTCATCGACCTCGAGAACATGGGGCTGCCGTTCAACCGCACCCCCGAGGGCAAGATCGACCAGCGCCGCTTCGGCGGACACACGGCCGACCACGGCAAGACGCCCGTGCGCCGCGCCTGCTACGCCGCCGACCGCACCGGCCACATGATCCTGCAGACGCTGTTCCAGAACTGCGTCAAGCTCGGCATCAACTTCTTCAACGAGTTCTACGTGCTCGACCTCATCACGGTGAAGGCCGAGGACGGCACGATGCAGGTCGCCGGCGTCGTCGCCTACGATCTCGCCACGGGCGACCTGCACGTCTTCCAGTCCAAGGCGACGATCTTCGCCACGGGCGGCTTCGGCAAGATCTTCAAGACGACCTCCAACGCCCACACCCTCACCGGTGACGGCGTCGGGGTCATCTGGCGCAAGGGCCTGCCGCTGGAGGACATGGAATTCTTCCAGTTCCACCCGACCGGTCTCGCCGGTCTCGGCATCCTCCTCACCGAGGGCGCCCGCGGCGAGGGTGCGATCCTGCGCAACGCCTCGGGCGAGCGGTTCATGGAGCGCTACGCGCCGACCATCAAGGACCTCGCCCCACGCGACATCGTCAGCCGGTGCATGGTGCAGGAGGTGGCCGAGGGCCGCGGCGCCGGACCGGAGCGCGACTACGTGCTGCTGGACTGCACGCACCTGGGCGCCGAGGTGCTCGAGACGAAGCTCCCCGACATCACGGAGTTCGCCCGGACCTACCTGGGCGTGGACCCCGTCGTCGAGCCCGTGCCGGTCATGCCGACGGCGCACTACGCGATGGGCGGCATCCCCACCAACGTCAACGCCGAGGTGCTCAGCGACAACACCACCGTCGTCCCCGGTCTCTACGCCGCCGGCGAGTGCGCCTGCGTGTCGGTGCACGGCTCGAACCGCTTGGGCACCAACTCGCTGCTGGACATCAACGTCTTCGGCAAGCGAGCCGGCCGCAACGCCGTGGAGTACGTGCAGACCGCGGACTTCGTGCCGCTGCCGGAGGACCCTGCCAAGGAGGTCCGCGAGATGCTCGAGACCCTCCGCAACAACCCCGGCACCGAGCGCATCGCGGTGCTGCGCAAGACCCTGCAGGACGAGATGGACCGCAAGGCCCAGGTCTTCCGCACCGACGAGTCCCTCTCCGAAGTGATGGACGTCATCGCGGACCTGCGCGAGCGCTACCGCAACGTGCACGTGGACGACAAGGGCAAGCGGTTCAACACCGACCTGCTCGAGGCCGTCGAGCTCGGGTTCCTCCTCGACCTCGCCGAGGTCGTCGTCGTCACCGCCCGCAACCGCAAGGAGAGCCGCGGCGGCCACATGCGCGACGACTACCCGAAGCGCGACGACGAGAACTACATGAAGCACACGATGGCCTACCTCTCGGGCGACCCCCACTCGTCGCACCCCGAGGACCACATCCGCCTGGACTGGAAGCCCGTCGTCATCACCCGCTACCAGCCGATGGAGAGGAAGTACTAG
- a CDS encoding succinate dehydrogenase hydrophobic membrane anchor subunit, with amino-acid sequence MTADTLAAPRAPHSTPRKKGTNLEKWGWIYMRVSGVLLVVLIFGHLFVNLMLGEGIHGVDFAFVAGKFASPFWQWWDVLMLWLAFIHGANGMRTIVNDYVTGPRARRVLVWALWLSAGLMIVLGTLVVFTFDPCLGIENSTTEWLIEKCAA; translated from the coding sequence ATGACCGCTGACACCCTCGCCGCGCCCCGCGCGCCGCACTCCACGCCCCGCAAGAAGGGCACGAACCTGGAGAAGTGGGGCTGGATCTACATGCGCGTCTCCGGCGTACTGCTGGTCGTGCTGATCTTCGGCCACCTGTTCGTGAACCTCATGCTGGGCGAAGGCATCCACGGCGTCGACTTCGCGTTCGTCGCCGGCAAGTTCGCCTCGCCGTTCTGGCAGTGGTGGGACGTGCTGATGCTCTGGCTCGCCTTCATCCACGGCGCCAACGGCATGCGCACGATCGTCAACGACTACGTCACGGGCCCCAGGGCCCGCCGCGTGCTGGTGTGGGCCCTCTGGTTGTCGGCGGGATTGATGATCGTCCTGGGCACGCTCGTGGTGTTCACCTTCGACCCGTGCCTCGGGATCGAGAACAGCACCACCGAGTGGCTGATCGAGAAGTGCGCGGCGTAG
- the sdhC gene encoding succinate dehydrogenase, cytochrome b556 subunit, whose amino-acid sequence MAAPARVTLSVKETTSKTPRGTLYRGNEGMWSWVLHRITGVAIFFFLLVHVLDTALIRVAPEAYNAVMSTYKNPIMGLGEVVLVAAVAYHAYNGLRIILVDFWSKGARYQRQLWWGVLALWLVTLVPFSVRHLSIVFASGWGGH is encoded by the coding sequence GTGGCTGCACCAGCACGCGTCACGCTGTCGGTGAAAGAGACGACATCGAAGACGCCACGCGGCACGCTGTACCGCGGTAACGAAGGCATGTGGTCGTGGGTGCTGCACCGCATCACCGGTGTGGCGATCTTCTTCTTCCTGCTCGTGCACGTGCTCGACACGGCCCTGATCCGGGTGGCTCCCGAGGCGTACAACGCCGTCATGAGCACCTACAAGAACCCGATCATGGGCCTCGGCGAGGTCGTGCTCGTCGCGGCCGTCGCCTACCACGCGTACAACGGGCTGCGCATCATCCTCGTCGACTTCTGGTCCAAGGGCGCCCGATACCAGCGCCAGCTCTGGTGGGGGGTTCTGGCCCTGTGGCTCGTGACCCTGGTGCCGTTCTCGGTGCGCCACCTCTCGATCGTGTTCGCTTCCGGATGGGGAGGCCACTGA
- a CDS encoding mannose-1-phosphate guanylyltransferase, producing the protein MADPLANFYAVIPAGGIGSRLWPLSRADAPKFLHDLTGSGQTLLRDTWDRLEPLAGPERIAVVTGRAHRAAVEEQLPGIPDRNVFLESEPRESAAAIGLAAAVLVRREPDVIIGSFAADHVIRGTRTFEFAVQQAVAVAREGYICTIGIQPSEPSVGFGYIKKDGELIVDGAPEAAVVERFVEKPDLDTAKEYFADRSYLWNAGMFISRADVLLAELAENAPELHAGLLELAEAWDDRDRRGPVVDRVWPALPKIAIDYVVAEPAAEKGRLAVIPGHFDWDDVGDFASLAKLNSHGRNELAILGKNARILSDAASGIVVSQTSRVISLIGVKDIVVVDTEDALLVTTSEHAQRVKGVVDALKLTGRGDVL; encoded by the coding sequence ATGGCAGATCCCCTTGCGAACTTCTACGCCGTCATCCCCGCCGGAGGCATCGGCAGCCGCCTGTGGCCGCTGTCGCGCGCCGACGCGCCGAAGTTCCTCCACGACCTGACGGGCTCCGGCCAGACGCTGCTGCGCGACACCTGGGATCGCCTCGAGCCTCTCGCGGGACCCGAGCGCATCGCGGTGGTCACCGGTCGCGCGCATCGCGCGGCGGTGGAGGAGCAGCTGCCCGGCATCCCCGACCGCAACGTCTTCCTCGAGTCCGAGCCGCGCGAATCCGCCGCCGCCATCGGGCTGGCCGCGGCCGTGCTGGTGCGCCGCGAGCCCGATGTCATCATCGGCTCCTTCGCCGCCGACCACGTCATCCGCGGCACGCGGACGTTCGAGTTCGCCGTGCAGCAGGCCGTCGCCGTCGCCCGCGAGGGCTACATCTGCACGATCGGCATCCAGCCCTCCGAGCCGTCGGTGGGCTTCGGATACATCAAGAAGGACGGCGAGCTCATCGTCGACGGGGCGCCTGAGGCGGCTGTCGTCGAGCGCTTCGTGGAGAAGCCCGACCTCGACACCGCGAAGGAGTACTTCGCCGACCGCTCGTACCTGTGGAACGCGGGCATGTTCATCTCCCGCGCCGACGTGCTGCTGGCAGAGCTCGCCGAGAACGCACCGGAGCTGCACGCCGGCCTGCTGGAGCTCGCCGAGGCCTGGGACGACCGGGACCGCCGAGGCCCCGTCGTCGACCGGGTGTGGCCGGCACTGCCGAAGATCGCGATCGACTACGTCGTCGCCGAGCCGGCGGCCGAGAAGGGGCGGCTGGCGGTCATCCCCGGTCACTTCGACTGGGACGACGTCGGGGACTTCGCGAGCCTCGCCAAGCTCAACTCCCACGGGCGCAACGAGCTGGCGATCCTGGGAAAGAACGCGCGCATCCTCTCGGACGCCGCCAGCGGCATCGTGGTGAGCCAGACGTCGCGGGTCATCAGCCTCATCGGGGTGAAGGACATCGTGGTCGTCGACACCGAGGACGCGCTGCTGGTCACCACGAGCGAGCACGCGCAGCGGGTGAAGGGCGTCGTGGATGCCCTCAAGCTCACCGGTCGCGGCGATGTCTTGTGA
- a CDS encoding BMP family ABC transporter substrate-binding protein, translating to MTISTTKKVLGATGAAALLVALAGCGSAPEENTGGSAAPESADDFKPCLISDEGGWNDRSFNQAAKEGMDRALEELDIEGIEMESATPNDYAPNLETLVSEGCTFIVSVGFNLSAATVESALANPEIDYAIIDDWADNDFDGATDAPNIKPLVFDTAQASYLGGYAAAAWSAQNGVNKVGTFGGMQIPSVAVFMDGFEKGVDKYNEDKGAAVEVFGWDTAAQEGLFTGGFAANDTAKQTAQGVLDQGVDVILPVGGPIYQSAAAAIADGGLDVVMVGVDKDLAVADPDVTDVTLVSIMKAIDVAVYDATLEAAAGDFDVEPYVGTLENEGVKLSEFHEFEAELPEGLADELAALQEQIIAGDITVESPNSP from the coding sequence TTGACCATCTCGACCACCAAGAAGGTCCTCGGCGCGACCGGCGCCGCTGCGCTGCTCGTCGCCCTCGCAGGCTGCGGAAGCGCGCCCGAGGAGAACACCGGCGGCAGTGCCGCACCCGAGTCGGCAGACGACTTCAAGCCCTGCCTGATCTCTGACGAGGGTGGCTGGAACGACCGTTCGTTCAACCAGGCCGCCAAGGAAGGCATGGACCGCGCGCTCGAAGAACTCGACATCGAGGGCATCGAGATGGAGTCGGCCACCCCGAACGACTACGCGCCGAACCTCGAGACGCTCGTCTCCGAGGGCTGCACGTTCATCGTCTCGGTCGGCTTCAACCTCTCGGCCGCCACGGTCGAGTCGGCGCTGGCCAACCCCGAGATCGACTACGCGATCATCGATGACTGGGCCGACAACGACTTCGACGGCGCCACCGACGCCCCGAACATCAAGCCCCTCGTGTTCGACACCGCGCAGGCGTCGTACCTCGGCGGCTACGCCGCGGCGGCCTGGTCGGCGCAGAACGGCGTCAACAAGGTCGGCACCTTCGGCGGCATGCAGATCCCGTCGGTCGCCGTGTTCATGGACGGCTTCGAGAAGGGCGTCGACAAGTACAACGAGGACAAGGGCGCTGCCGTCGAGGTCTTCGGGTGGGACACTGCCGCGCAGGAGGGCCTCTTCACCGGTGGCTTCGCGGCGAACGACACCGCCAAGCAGACGGCGCAGGGTGTGCTCGACCAGGGTGTGGACGTCATCCTCCCCGTGGGTGGACCGATCTACCAGAGCGCGGCGGCGGCCATCGCCGACGGTGGCCTCGACGTCGTCATGGTGGGCGTCGACAAGGACCTGGCAGTCGCTGACCCCGACGTCACGGACGTGACCCTCGTCTCGATCATGAAGGCCATCGACGTGGCCGTCTACGACGCCACCCTCGAGGCCGCCGCGGGCGACTTCGACGTGGAGCCGTACGTGGGGACGCTCGAGAACGAGGGCGTGAAGCTCTCCGAGTTCCACGAGTTCGAGGCGGAGCTGCCCGAGGGTCTGGCCGACGAGCTGGCCGCGCTGCAGGAGCAGATCATCGCGGGCGACATCACGGTGGAGTCGCCGAACTCCCCGTGA